A genomic segment from uncultured Marinifilum sp. encodes:
- the era gene encoding GTPase Era, with protein MSHKSGFVNIIGNPNVGKSTLMNNLVGERISIITSKSQTTRHRIKGIVNGDDFQIVYSDTPGVLKPNYKLQESMMKFSTSALVDADIILYVTDVVETIDKNEDFLKKVQNTDKPVILILNKIDLTNQEKLVEMMDVWKEKLPKAEIFPMSAKENFNVSNLFDRILELLPEGAPYFAKDEMTDLPSRFFVNEIIREKVLTNYDKEIPYAVEVEVEEFKDEPKIINIMAVINVERTSQKGIIIGHQGKALKKVGTEARKDMEAFFGKKVFLKLYVKVAKDWRNKENKLKGFGYQQ; from the coding sequence ATGTCGCATAAGTCAGGTTTTGTAAATATCATTGGAAATCCGAACGTTGGAAAATCAACCTTAATGAATAATTTGGTTGGCGAACGCATTTCGATTATCACATCGAAATCGCAGACCACTCGTCATCGTATTAAAGGAATCGTTAATGGAGATGATTTTCAGATTGTATATTCGGATACTCCCGGAGTATTGAAACCGAATTACAAACTTCAGGAGTCGATGATGAAGTTTTCAACCTCTGCATTGGTAGATGCTGACATTATTTTATATGTGACCGATGTGGTTGAAACTATCGATAAGAATGAAGATTTTTTAAAGAAGGTACAAAACACAGATAAGCCTGTAATTTTAATTCTCAATAAAATCGATTTGACCAATCAGGAAAAATTGGTTGAAATGATGGATGTTTGGAAAGAAAAGCTTCCAAAAGCTGAAATTTTCCCAATGTCGGCCAAAGAGAATTTTAATGTATCCAATTTATTTGATAGAATTTTAGAGCTTTTACCAGAAGGAGCTCCTTACTTTGCTAAGGATGAAATGACAGATTTACCTTCTCGATTTTTTGTGAATGAAATTATCCGCGAAAAAGTTTTAACCAACTACGACAAGGAAATTCCTTATGCGGTTGAGGTTGAAGTAGAAGAATTTAAAGATGAACCAAAAATCATCAACATTATGGCGGTGATTAATGTTGAACGAACTTCTCAAAAGGGAATTATTATTGGACATCAGGGAAAAGCACTTAAAAAAGTAGGTACCGAGGCAAGAAAAGACATGGAGGCATTTTTTGGAAAAAAAGTTTTTCTGAAATTGTATGTGAAAGTTGCCAAGGACTGGAGAAATAAAGAGAATAAGTTGAAAGGCTTTGGCTATCAACAATAA
- the der gene encoding ribosome biogenesis GTPase Der, translated as MSNIVAIVGRPNVGKSTLFNRLTGTRQAIVNETAGVTRDRNYGKADWNGQEFSVIDTGGYSFNSEDVFDDEIRKQVLLAIEEADSILFVLDVQHGLTDLDEAVARVLRRTNKKVYLVANKADNSELIFAANEFYSVGIGEFVYPISSVNGSGTGDLLDAVVADFEEKPEEENSDLPRIAFVGRPNVGKSSTVNALIGVERNIVTDVAGTTRDSIHTRFQKFGHDFMMVDTAGVRKKPKVNEDLEFYSVMRSIRTIETADVCVMILDATRGVEAQDLAIFDLIIKNRKGVVIMVNKWDLIEKETNTMKDFEEQIRNRIAPFNDVPIVFTSATEKQRLLNVLESALDVYENRVRKITTSELNKVMQAAIDAFTPPSVKGKFIKIKYVTQLPTLAPTFAFYCNLPQYVKDPYKRYLENQIRKNWQFTGVPIQIFIRKK; from the coding sequence ATGAGCAATATCGTTGCAATCGTAGGTCGTCCAAATGTTGGAAAATCTACACTTTTTAACAGACTTACAGGAACAAGACAAGCTATCGTAAATGAAACTGCTGGTGTTACCCGCGACCGTAATTACGGAAAAGCAGACTGGAACGGGCAAGAATTTTCGGTAATAGATACAGGAGGATACTCTTTTAATTCGGAAGATGTATTTGACGACGAAATTCGCAAGCAAGTACTTCTTGCCATTGAAGAAGCCGATTCTATTCTTTTTGTTTTAGATGTACAGCACGGACTTACCGATTTAGACGAAGCAGTTGCTCGTGTTCTTCGCCGAACAAATAAAAAAGTTTATTTAGTTGCCAATAAGGCAGATAACAGTGAATTAATTTTTGCAGCCAACGAGTTTTATTCTGTTGGAATTGGTGAATTTGTTTATCCTATTTCGTCGGTTAATGGTTCGGGAACAGGAGATTTACTTGATGCAGTAGTTGCTGATTTTGAGGAAAAGCCTGAGGAAGAAAACTCGGATTTACCAAGAATTGCTTTTGTTGGTCGTCCTAATGTTGGAAAATCATCAACCGTAAATGCTTTAATTGGCGTTGAGCGAAATATTGTTACCGATGTAGCAGGAACCACACGAGATTCTATTCATACCCGTTTCCAAAAATTCGGTCACGATTTTATGATGGTTGATACTGCTGGCGTTCGCAAAAAACCAAAGGTAAATGAAGATTTAGAGTTTTATTCGGTAATGCGTTCGATCCGAACCATAGAAACTGCTGATGTTTGCGTTATGATTCTGGATGCGACTCGCGGTGTTGAAGCTCAGGATTTAGCAATTTTCGATTTAATTATTAAAAACCGAAAAGGTGTTGTAATCATGGTTAATAAGTGGGACTTGATAGAAAAAGAAACCAATACCATGAAAGATTTCGAAGAACAAATCAGAAATCGAATTGCCCCTTTCAACGATGTGCCGATTGTATTTACATCGGCAACCGAGAAACAAAGATTACTAAACGTATTGGAATCGGCTCTTGATGTTTACGAAAACAGGGTTCGTAAAATTACAACCTCTGAATTAAACAAAGTAATGCAAGCAGCTATTGATGCTTTTACGCCTCCATCGGTAAAAGGAAAATTTATTAAAATTAAGTATGTTACTCAACTACCTACTTTAGCTCCAACATTTGCCTTTTACTGTAATTTACCACAGTACGTTAAAGATCCATACAAAAGATATCTTGAAAATCAGATTAGAAAGAACTGGCAATTTACCGGAGTTCCTATTCAGATATTTATCCGAAAAAAATAA
- a CDS encoding tetratricopeptide repeat protein yields the protein MIKLSISLIVTLAVFSLKAYPQKVNKIDQLLFSGKYESAIPLLNQLIDKDSTNSQLHFRLGKAYQNLNQNKQAIENYQKAYQLNSKSIPTLINLGNCLFSMGNYPAARNTLQKILKIDSTNYQGSLLLAKTYTILGSYNKSLNIYERLIVKDSLNTYLHKQIGSVKNKMQNYLGSLASYLKAYELNETDLTVILHIMQKFYEMAAYEQALAFANNGLNTFPNNHLILKKKAQCLIGLEWYENALNIFEDLNERNKLKLSDYKQFGICYMQTRQYKKAINWLEKYNKTLEKDPMINFYLGVCYSRLNDSEKGIKFLEDALFYVTPSIKASMHLHLAKAYNKNRQFEKSVKEYLKNIELDDSNPETLYEIASTYEEFGNNKSKALKYYSKYIQQTSDIGGERYEYAKSRILYIKEKIHFEK from the coding sequence ATGATAAAACTAAGCATAAGTTTAATTGTAACACTTGCTGTATTTTCACTTAAAGCATACCCACAGAAAGTAAATAAAATCGATCAGCTATTGTTTTCTGGTAAATATGAAAGTGCAATTCCGCTATTAAATCAGTTAATCGATAAAGACAGTACCAATAGCCAATTACATTTTCGTTTGGGAAAAGCATATCAAAATTTAAACCAGAATAAGCAGGCTATTGAAAATTATCAAAAAGCATATCAATTAAATTCAAAGTCGATTCCAACGCTAATAAACCTTGGAAATTGTTTGTTTTCTATGGGCAATTATCCTGCTGCCAGAAATACTTTACAAAAAATACTAAAAATTGATAGTACTAATTACCAAGGCAGTTTACTACTTGCAAAAACCTATACAATATTAGGCAGCTACAATAAAAGTTTAAATATTTATGAACGATTAATAGTTAAAGACTCGCTAAACACATACCTGCACAAACAAATTGGTAGTGTAAAGAATAAAATGCAAAACTACCTTGGCTCTTTGGCATCTTATTTAAAAGCATACGAATTAAACGAAACCGATCTGACTGTAATTCTTCATATTATGCAAAAATTTTATGAAATGGCTGCTTATGAACAAGCTTTAGCATTTGCCAACAACGGACTAAATACTTTCCCCAACAATCATCTTATTTTAAAAAAGAAAGCGCAATGTTTAATTGGTTTGGAATGGTATGAAAACGCCCTAAACATTTTTGAAGATTTAAACGAAAGAAATAAGCTTAAGCTTAGCGATTACAAACAGTTTGGAATTTGTTATATGCAAACAAGGCAATATAAAAAAGCAATTAATTGGCTTGAAAAATATAATAAAACATTAGAAAAAGACCCAATGATTAACTTTTATTTGGGGGTTTGCTATTCGAGGTTAAACGACAGTGAAAAAGGAATAAAATTTCTTGAAGATGCTTTATTTTACGTAACGCCTTCGATTAAAGCTTCTATGCATTTACATTTAGCAAAAGCCTACAATAAAAACCGACAATTCGAAAAATCAGTAAAGGAATATCTTAAAAATATAGAACTTGACGATTCTAATCCTGAAACTCTATACGAGATTGCAAGCACTTACGAAGAATTTGGAAACAATAAATCTAAAGCGTTAAAATACTATTCGAAATACATTCAACAAACCAGTGATATTGGCGGAGAAAGATATGAGTATGCCAAATCGAGAATTCTTTATATTAAAGAGAAAATACACTTTGAAAAGTAA
- a CDS encoding hemerythrin domain-containing protein, with the protein MRISRNMKLADVIQMNYLLIPVIHRFGINLGFGDKTVSDVCEENNVDLNFFLQLVNAYHDQDYFPKEELQSISVKNIVAYLRMTHSSYLNTTLREIEQKILNLASEEHENKKFINLIKNFFEDYKNELTAHIMHEEDVVFPYVLTVNEIIKNQNLSTENKEIFDSFSIEEYEEGHDDVEEKLMDLRTIMIKYLRPPANTTLYHSIIQDLFRLEEDLNYHSRIEDKVLTPKIILMEKSIKNLF; encoded by the coding sequence ATGCGCATAAGCCGAAATATGAAATTAGCCGACGTAATTCAGATGAATTACCTGTTAATTCCTGTTATCCACCGATTTGGAATTAATTTAGGCTTTGGAGATAAAACAGTATCAGATGTTTGCGAAGAAAACAATGTTGATCTGAACTTTTTTCTTCAGTTGGTAAATGCTTATCACGATCAGGATTATTTTCCTAAAGAAGAGCTTCAGAGTATCTCGGTTAAAAATATTGTTGCTTATTTAAGAATGACTCATTCCAGTTATTTAAATACTACTTTGCGTGAAATAGAACAAAAAATACTTAATCTGGCTTCGGAAGAGCATGAAAATAAGAAGTTTATTAACTTAATAAAAAATTTCTTCGAAGATTATAAAAATGAACTTACAGCGCATATTATGCACGAAGAAGATGTTGTTTTCCCTTATGTATTAACAGTTAACGAGATAATTAAAAATCAGAATTTATCGACTGAAAATAAGGAAATATTCGATTCATTTTCGATTGAAGAATACGAGGAAGGCCATGATGATGTGGAAGAGAAATTAATGGATTTACGAACCATAATGATTAAGTACCTTAGACCGCCTGCAAATACAACCTTATATCATTCTATTATTCAGGATTTATTCAGGCTAGAAGAAGATTTAAACTACCATTCCCGCATAGAAGACAAGGTGTTAACACCTAAGATTATATTGATGGAGAAATCAATTAAAAACCTTTTTTAA